Proteins encoded within one genomic window of Betaproteobacteria bacterium:
- a CDS encoding dihydroxy-acid dehydratase: MADNHDKRGIRRNLTNYGDPEFAAYLRRSFARSMGYSKDMLGRPIVGIAQSASGFNNCHRYVPELVEAVKRGVLRSGGLPVDFPTISLGEVFLSPTSLMFRNLMAIDVEEMIRAQPMDAVVLIGGCDKTVPAQLMGAISADVPAIQLVTGPMMAMPFRGERLGACTDCRRFWGKYRAGEVSDEGIDEIEGNLATTAGTCAVMGTASTMACVAEALGMSLPDTATIPAVHADRIRAAEATGVCAMEMIKTKGPRPSEIITAKSVENALRVLLAIGGSTNAIIHLTAIAGRRGIKISLEHLNRLSDETPVLIDLKPTGSYYMQDFHAAGGMSALLLELKDLLHLDCMAVTGETLRTRLARGVPFVDRGVIRSRSEPITPVGGLVALFGSLAPGGAILKRAAADDSLFEKEGRAVVFESLEDLSARIDLPDLDVTKDDFLVLKNAGPRSPSGMPEAGYLPIPKKLAQKGLKDMVRISDARMSGTAFGTVILHITPDAASGGPLALVKSGDRIRLSVKDRKLDLWVSEEEMNRRREDFKKPPLPPRGYARLYNEHILQADGGCDFDFLRGG; the protein is encoded by the coding sequence ATGGCCGACAACCACGACAAGCGCGGCATCCGCCGCAACCTCACCAACTATGGCGATCCGGAGTTTGCCGCCTACCTGAGACGTTCCTTCGCCCGGTCGATGGGTTACTCGAAGGACATGCTGGGACGTCCGATCGTCGGTATCGCGCAGTCGGCGAGCGGCTTCAACAATTGCCATCGCTACGTACCGGAGCTTGTCGAGGCGGTCAAACGCGGGGTGCTCAGGTCCGGTGGGCTGCCGGTCGACTTTCCGACCATTTCGCTCGGGGAGGTGTTCCTGAGCCCCACCAGCCTGATGTTCCGCAACCTCATGGCGATCGACGTCGAAGAGATGATACGGGCGCAGCCCATGGATGCGGTCGTGTTGATCGGCGGCTGCGACAAGACGGTGCCCGCGCAGCTGATGGGTGCAATTTCAGCCGACGTGCCGGCGATCCAGCTGGTTACCGGTCCGATGATGGCGATGCCATTCCGCGGCGAACGGCTTGGTGCCTGTACCGATTGCCGGCGCTTCTGGGGGAAATATCGCGCCGGTGAAGTCAGCGACGAGGGCATCGACGAGATCGAAGGCAATCTCGCCACCACCGCCGGCACATGTGCCGTCATGGGGACTGCCAGCACCATGGCCTGCGTTGCCGAAGCGCTGGGCATGAGCCTTCCGGACACCGCAACCATTCCCGCAGTGCATGCCGATCGCATTCGCGCCGCGGAAGCAACCGGAGTCTGCGCAATGGAGATGATCAAGACCAAGGGGCCGCGGCCGTCCGAGATCATCACCGCAAAATCGGTCGAAAACGCGCTGCGGGTGTTGCTCGCCATTGGCGGTTCGACCAACGCCATCATTCACCTCACTGCGATCGCCGGGCGGCGTGGCATCAAGATTTCGCTGGAGCACCTCAATCGATTGTCCGACGAAACCCCGGTGCTGATCGATCTCAAGCCTACGGGCAGTTACTACATGCAGGATTTCCACGCGGCTGGAGGCATGAGTGCCTTGCTTCTCGAATTGAAGGACTTGTTGCATCTCGATTGCATGGCCGTCACCGGAGAAACACTGCGTACGCGGTTGGCGCGCGGTGTGCCGTTCGTCGACCGCGGTGTCATCCGTTCTCGATCCGAGCCGATCACGCCGGTAGGCGGCTTGGTCGCGCTGTTCGGCAGCCTGGCGCCCGGAGGGGCAATTTTGAAACGAGCCGCGGCCGATGATAGCCTGTTCGAAAAAGAGGGCAGGGCGGTGGTGTTCGAATCGTTGGAGGATTTGTCCGCGCGGATCGACTTGCCGGATCTTGATGTTACCAAGGATGATTTTCTGGTGCTGAAGAACGCCGGACCGCGCAGCCCTTCGGGCATGCCGGAGGCGGGCTACCTGCCCATTCCGAAGAAGCTGGCGCAAAAAGGACTGAAGGACATGGTGCGCATTTCCGATGCCCGCATGAGCGGTACCGCGTTCGGCACGGTGATTCTGCATATTACGCCGGACGCAGCATCGGGCGGGCCACTGGCGCTGGTGAAAAGCGGCGATCGTATCCGCTTGTCCGTGAAGGACAGGAAACTGGATTTGTGGGTCAGCGAAGAGGAAATGAACAGGCGTCGCGAGGATTTCAAGAAGCCGCCCCTGCCGCCAAGAGGTTATGCACGGCTCTACAACGAGCACATCCTGCAAGCCGACGGCGGTTGCGACTTCGACTTTCTGCGCGGTGGCTAG
- a CDS encoding thiolase family protein encodes MNEAVILDAVRTPFGRRGGALREQRPDALLAHVLDGLLARAGVDSRKIEDVIDGTVTLAGEQGANPARLAVLLSTLPVEVPGVSLNRMCGSSQQAVHFAAQAIAAGDMNYVIGCGVESMSRVPMFLDIGLGGPVNGFEKLDPELFKRHELIHQGESAERVADKWGLSRQVVDEFAKESHRRAVLAQKAGLNRELLPVTGVSPDGQPFVLDRDEGVRVQIDEAKMASLKPAFRPEGKGVVTAANSSQISDGASAVLVASAHAARADGLKAKARFRSRVAIGSDPTMQLTGVIPATRLALAKAGITIRDLDWIEINEAFATVVLSWAKELNPDMAKVNPWGGAIAHGHPLGATGAGLMAKMLAGLEATGGTLGLQVMCIGHGQATATIIERV; translated from the coding sequence ATGAACGAAGCGGTGATTCTTGACGCAGTGCGCACGCCATTCGGACGGCGGGGGGGCGCTTTGCGGGAGCAGAGACCGGACGCTTTGCTGGCGCATGTGCTCGACGGCCTGCTCGCGCGAGCGGGGGTCGATTCCCGGAAGATCGAAGACGTGATCGATGGCACCGTGACACTTGCCGGAGAACAGGGGGCGAACCCGGCGCGACTTGCCGTGTTGTTGTCAACGCTTCCGGTAGAAGTGCCGGGGGTATCGTTGAATCGCATGTGCGGCTCCAGCCAGCAAGCCGTGCATTTCGCGGCACAGGCGATTGCCGCCGGTGACATGAACTACGTCATCGGCTGCGGCGTCGAGAGCATGAGCCGCGTGCCGATGTTTCTGGATATCGGACTGGGCGGTCCGGTCAACGGGTTCGAAAAGCTCGATCCCGAACTGTTCAAGCGCCACGAATTGATCCATCAGGGAGAGAGCGCCGAGCGTGTCGCGGACAAGTGGGGATTGTCGCGGCAGGTTGTCGACGAGTTTGCCAAGGAAAGCCATCGTCGCGCTGTCCTTGCACAAAAAGCCGGGCTGAACCGGGAACTGCTTCCGGTGACTGGTGTATCGCCGGATGGCCAGCCCTTCGTGCTCGATCGCGACGAGGGCGTTCGGGTGCAAATCGACGAAGCCAAAATGGCATCGTTGAAACCGGCTTTTCGACCGGAGGGAAAAGGCGTGGTAACGGCCGCGAATTCAAGCCAGATTTCCGACGGTGCATCTGCGGTACTGGTCGCCAGCGCCCATGCGGCACGAGCTGATGGCTTGAAGGCGAAGGCACGCTTTCGCTCGCGGGTCGCCATTGGATCCGACCCGACCATGCAATTGACCGGCGTCATTCCTGCCACGCGGCTCGCACTGGCGAAGGCCGGAATTACGATCCGGGATCTGGACTGGATCGAGATCAACGAAGCGTTTGCGACCGTCGTACTGTCATGGGCCAAAGAATTGAATCCCGACATGGCCAAAGTCAATCCCTGGGGGGGCGCGATTGCCCATGGGCATCCATTGGGCGCAACCGGCGCAGGCCTGATGGCGAAAATGCTCGCGGGCCTTGAAGCCACTGGCGGCACGCTCGGCCTCCAGGTCATGTGCATCGGTCACGGACAGGCCACCGCCACCATCATCGAACGCGTCTAA
- a CDS encoding glutathione S-transferase family protein, which produces MLKLYENPLSGYVQKVKIALLEKGIAFESLPAEGLMSGTAGGAFVDANPRAEIPVLIDGDFRVFDSTVILEYLEDKWSNPPLLPKSSAERARVRMIEDVMDTQYEPNNWGTMEVTRFKRADGALAEKIVAYGKKNIEGYQAWLDRQLGSRPWFNGEQFGWGDVCIVPFVNRSAMYGYLPPKESRLAEWLVRVNQRPSVDKVRKQVEDVVAKLPDLADMLSKGQIKRQYRDHRLEWMIAAGGLPVVLEGIEKGTIRFSRDIR; this is translated from the coding sequence ATGCTGAAGCTCTACGAAAATCCGTTATCGGGGTATGTGCAGAAGGTCAAGATTGCCTTGCTCGAAAAAGGCATCGCATTCGAATCGCTGCCCGCCGAAGGGTTGATGTCCGGCACCGCGGGTGGTGCCTTCGTAGACGCCAACCCGCGTGCCGAGATCCCGGTTCTGATAGATGGCGACTTCAGAGTGTTCGATTCCACGGTAATTCTGGAGTACCTCGAGGACAAGTGGTCAAATCCGCCGCTGCTGCCGAAATCGTCGGCGGAGCGGGCGAGGGTGCGAATGATCGAGGACGTGATGGATACCCAATACGAACCGAACAATTGGGGCACCATGGAAGTCACACGCTTTAAGCGCGCGGACGGAGCACTGGCCGAAAAGATCGTGGCCTATGGTAAAAAGAACATCGAGGGTTACCAGGCTTGGCTCGATCGGCAACTGGGTTCGCGGCCCTGGTTCAATGGCGAACAGTTTGGCTGGGGCGATGTTTGCATCGTGCCGTTCGTCAATCGCTCGGCGATGTACGGCTACCTGCCGCCGAAAGAATCACGACTCGCCGAATGGTTGGTGCGCGTGAACCAGCGGCCGAGCGTGGACAAAGTCAGGAAGCAAGTGGAGGACGTCGTGGCGAAATTGCCCGATCTTGCCGACATGCTCAGCAAGGGCCAGATCAAGCGCCAGTATCGCGACCATCGTCTGGAATGGATGATCGCGGCAGGCGGTCTCCCGGTCGTGCTCGAGGGAATCGAGAAAGGGACGATTCGTTTCAGCCGCGACATTCGATAA